From Solanum lycopersicum chromosome 8, SLM_r2.1, the proteins below share one genomic window:
- the LOC138337860 gene encoding uncharacterized protein: MEPFESLYGRRCRSPIGWFDAFEVRPWGTDLLRESLDKVKLIQDRLLMAQSKQKSYANRKVCDLEIMVGERVLLNVSPMKGVMRFEKKGKLSPRYIGPFELVERIGEVAYQLALPPWLSVLLDQNLTFDEEPITSFYRQIRKQRSKEIASVKVQWKHPPVEEATWETE, encoded by the exons ATGGAACCATTTGAGtctttgtatggtaggagatgtcgatctccaattggttggtttgatgcatttgaggttagaccgtggggtacagatttgttgagggagtccttggacaaggtcaagttgatccaagatagacttctcatggctcagaGCAAGCAAAAGAGTTACGCAAATAGGAAAGTTTGTGATTTGGAGAttatggttggagagagggttCTACTTAacgtttcacccatgaagggtgtgatgagatttgaaaagaagggcaagttgagtccaaggtacattggtcctttcgagcttgtggagcgtattggtgaggtggcatatcagttggctttgccacctTGGTTGTCAG tgttacttgatcagaatttgacttttgacGAAGAGCCGATCACCAGTTTTTATAGGCAAATTCGGAAGCAAAGgtccaaggagattgcttcagtaaaggttcagtggaagcatcCTCCAGTGGAGGAGGCAACCTGGGAGACAGAGTAa